Part of the Chloroflexota bacterium genome is shown below.
GTAAGCTGGATAAATCGGTATGGGCCTTGGGCTATATCTTTGCTTGCCTTTCAACCCATCTTACCCTTTGACATAGCTGGGATAGTCGCCGGCTCTTCAAGGATGCCACTTTGGAAATTCATGACAGCCTTGTGGATAGGGAAGTTCCCCAAGTTCATCATCCTCTGCTACGCCGGCGCAGGATTTATGCATTTCTTGCCCTCATAGCTTCAATAACAAGATCCGATTCACTCTCTGCTTGCATCTAGCACCACAGCCTTCACTCTGCTGGCTGTGACTCAACAACGTATCCAATTTTTGCCTCGCGGTGGCATTTTCGATGAAGGCTGTTACAACTGGCTTCCTACAGCCGCTCTCTTTTGTACTTCTGTAACGTCTCCCACCACCAGGAGCGGAGTTCAGACCGCCAGTTTTTCCATTTCCATTGTCTATCGTTGACACTGCCTATGATCTCCGCTGGCACGCCAGCAACAAAAGAGTCCTTAGGAATGATCATCCCTTCAGCGACCACTGCGCCTGCGGCTACGACACAAGAATCCCCGATCTCGGCATGGCGAAGAACAGTCGCATTCATACCAACCAGCACGCCACTGCCGATCTTTCGACAATCGACCACAGCACCATGCCCAAGAGTAACGTCATCGCCAATATCCAGACCCTGCGAATCACAATGCACCACAGCGTTGTCCTCTATCAAAACGTAGTTGCCAATCTTGATGCCTCCCAGATCGCCTCTGATAACTGCTCCCGGGAATGCAGCGGAGTACTCGCCGATCTGTACGTCTCCTATTACAGAAGCATACTCGCTGATGAAAGCGGATTCAGCTATTCGCGGGCTCCTACTGCCCAGAGCAACTATCATGCTTCATTCCCGCAGGCTACTTGAATGACAGCCGTTTGCTATCGCAGGTCAGCTTGTTTGATCGCCATGTCTGATACCAAGCCGCAGAGGCTGGCTGAATAAGGCACCGACCTCGCCAAACGCCCTATTCCTCGAGCTTGAACTCCCACTGGCAAGCGATTTCATCCTTGCTCTTCCGGGGCGGCAGCTTCAGAGGGCGTGCCCTAATCTTTGGGTTGAAGAAGTGGGCAGCCCGTTGGAAACCTTCACCGTCCACCACTTCACAAGCATGCCTCTGTAGCTCTGTTTCCCCGTGCTTCTCGTAGTAGTCCAACCCAAGACAGCGCTTGATGGTGAGTATGCCATGATTCTTGTTCTTCAGTTCAACGCTGAACTCGGGGAATACACCGCCGATACCGGGATCGATCTGGCAGAACTTGAGGACAGCTTCGACATCGTTGCCCCAGATGTTCATCGCCTCTCTATTCCGGCGAACCTCGTGCGGCGCTGCTCTTCTCCATAGTTCTGCATCCAGCTCACGAGCCATGTCCTCCCCAAATCTCTCTCTGATCAAGGAATACCAAAGACCATCCAAGCCCGTATAGAGCCTGCCTCCTACATGCCATAGCCGCACCAGCGCCTCCTTGGAGAAGTCCGTCATCCTCAGGTTTGGTCTAAAATCCCCACTATAATCCTGAAGCTCTTTCATTTGAGTTTCCTCCTTTGAGGTGTTGCTTGACGTCTATAATATACCCGATTCAACGGTCTGTTACACCAAACGGTGGAGATTATTGTGCCTGCACCATCCCTCTTTCGCTGATGGCGAAGGCAGGGGGTAGCGTAACATATTGTGTGTAAAAAGAGGGGGGCGTATCCTTCTAGAGATAAGAGAAAGATATCTTAGAAAGGAGGACGCCCCATGGTACAGGTCAAAGACCTGACCCAACTCAAGTTAGAGG
Proteins encoded:
- a CDS encoding gamma carbonic anhydrase family protein, whose product is MIVALGSRSPRIAESAFISEYASVIGDVQIGEYSAAFPGAVIRGDLGGIKIGNYVLIEDNAVVHCDSQGLDIGDDVTLGHGAVVDCRKIGSGVLVGMNATVLRHAEIGDSCVVAAGAVVAEGMIIPKDSFVAGVPAEIIGSVNDRQWKWKNWRSELRSWWWETLQKYKRERL